CGTTCGTTGCGATGTCACTGACGAGGAACAGGTTAAAACATTGGTAGACACCACAGTGAAAGCGCACGGACGCTTGGACATCATGTTCAGCAACGCGGGCATGGGGAGAGCGACTCACACGTGCGAGCAGAGCGTGTTGGACGTGGACTTGTCGGCTTACGACAAGGTCATGGCGGTGAACGCGCGTGGAATGGTGGCGTGCGTGAAGCACGCAGCGAAGGCGATGGTTGAAGGGCGCGTGAGGGGGAGCATTGTTTGCACGGCGAGCGTGGCGGCGACTATGGGCGGCGACAAGTTTGTGGACTACGTGATGTCGAAGCATGCGGTGCTGGGGTTGGTGAGGTCTGCGAGCTTGCAGCTGGGGGCTTATGGGATACGAGTGAATTGTGTTTCACCAGGGGCTGTTGGGACACCACTGCTCAAAGACATGTTTGGGGTTGAAGATGAAGAGGCAGAAAAGGTGTACGAGTCGAGTGCCGTCTTGAAAGGTGGGGTGATGGCACCCAGAAATGTGTTCGACGTTGTGGTGTTTCTTGCTTCTGAGGATTCGGAGTTTGTCACTGGGC
The Quercus lobata isolate SW786 chromosome 10, ValleyOak3.0 Primary Assembly, whole genome shotgun sequence DNA segment above includes these coding regions:
- the LOC115964392 gene encoding (-)-isopiperitenol/(-)-carveol dehydrogenase, mitochondrial-like; protein product: MTDSTPSNKKLHGRVAIITGGASGMGEATARHFAAHGAKTIVIADVQDEKGQTVALSIGSNICTYVRCDVTDEEQVKTLVDTTVKAHGRLDIMFSNAGMGRATHTCEQSVLDVDLSAYDKVMAVNARGMVACVKHAAKAMVEGRVRGSIVCTASVAATMGGDKFVDYVMSKHAVLGLVRSASLQLGAYGIRVNCVSPGAVGTPLLKDMFGVEDEEAEKVYESSAVLKGGVMAPRNVFDVVVFLASEDSEFVTGHNFVVDSGFSLKVGQ